Proteins from one Microcaecilia unicolor chromosome 2, aMicUni1.1, whole genome shotgun sequence genomic window:
- the SMIM18 gene encoding LOW QUALITY PROTEIN: small integral membrane protein 18 (The sequence of the model RefSeq protein was modified relative to this genomic sequence to represent the inferred CDS: inserted 1 base in 1 codon): protein MASLDSWKNETLALYEHLSFEAQKIYPFHDGWSTACFVILLXFITAVVSLMLLAFLYEVFDCCCCTKELYVKDMDSHSNPVRVLLSTVKQSKDTEVV from the exons ATGGCCTCCCTTGACTCCTGGAAGAATGAGACCTTGGCCCTGTATGAACATCTGAGCTTTGAGGCACAAAAGATCTACCCCTTCCATGATGGTTGGAGCACAGCCTGCTTCGTCATCCTAC TCTTCATCACAGCTGTGGTGTCGCTCATGCTCTTGGCCTTCCTCTACGAGGTGTtcgactgctgctgctgcaccaaAGAACTGTATGTCAAAGACATGGACAGCCACTCCAACCCTGTGAGGGTTCTGCTTTCCACTGTGAAGCAAAGTAAAGACACAGAGGTGGTGTAG